A window from Flavobacterium sp. 83 encodes these proteins:
- a CDS encoding heavy metal translocating P-type ATPase metal-binding domain-containing protein: MDTQNCFHCGLDIIKEDEIIFDAKNFCCNGCKTVYEIFSLNDLTCYYDFEKSPGATPQDIKGKYDFLDNESIVSKLLEFEENSTAIISLSIPHIHCSSCIWILENLQRLQKGINTSQVNFPEKRVRITFNPGVVSIKAIVCLLSSIGYEPYISLENYETGTNTIDRSLTYKLGVAFFCFGNIMLLSFPEYFEVKEFWLDQYRDFFRGAIFILSLPSFFYSASGYYVSAYKSIKSKMLNIDIPIALGIIVMFVRSTFDIFMNYGSGFFDSLTGLIFFMLLGKMFQIKTYSFLSFERDFKSYFPIAITKISADASEESVAIYEVEKGDRLLIRNQELIPVDGILISEKAEIDYSFVTGEAIPITKQSGDKVFAGGKQIGKVIEMEVLHSVSQSYLTQLWSNDVFQKNVEQKHKTITDRISRYFTPILLLIAFAGFGYWISIDANVAFNVFTAVLIVACPCALALTAPFTFGNVLRILGKQKFYLKNALVIEQLAKVDTIVFDKTGTITTNKKSNISYEGDTLSDENLLLIKNVLRASNHPLSRMLYDYLPVPILPNKSALETKKIKVDAFEEITGKGIQAHIFGYEIQIGSAAFVEKIEENNIQQTSVHIKINGIYYGKFIFNNQYREGLEELFKNLSTKYQIKVLSGDNEGERLTLEKILPKGTELIFNQKPEEKLEFIKKLQVEGKNVMMVGDGLNDAGALAQSNVGISISENVNVFSPACDAILDAGEFQKLSYFMRLSKNAITTIKMSFTLSLLYNVVGLSFAITGNLLPLVAAIIMPLSTITIVSFVTVMSSYYANKK; this comes from the coding sequence ATGGACACACAAAACTGTTTCCATTGTGGGTTAGATATTATAAAAGAAGATGAAATTATTTTTGATGCCAAAAATTTTTGTTGCAACGGTTGTAAAACCGTGTACGAGATTTTTAGCCTTAATGATTTGACATGCTATTATGATTTTGAAAAATCCCCTGGAGCAACCCCACAAGATATTAAAGGTAAATATGATTTTTTAGATAATGAGAGTATTGTATCCAAACTTTTGGAATTTGAAGAAAATTCAACCGCTATTATTTCACTTAGTATTCCTCACATTCATTGTAGTTCGTGTATTTGGATTTTGGAAAATCTACAGCGTCTTCAAAAAGGAATAAACACTTCTCAGGTTAATTTTCCTGAAAAAAGAGTCCGAATCACTTTCAATCCAGGAGTTGTTTCTATTAAAGCTATTGTTTGTTTATTGAGTTCTATTGGTTATGAACCATACATAAGTCTTGAAAACTATGAAACGGGAACTAATACTATTGATAGAAGCTTGACATATAAACTTGGTGTTGCTTTCTTTTGTTTTGGAAATATCATGTTGCTTTCTTTTCCAGAATATTTTGAAGTTAAGGAGTTTTGGCTAGACCAATACCGAGACTTTTTTAGAGGAGCCATTTTTATATTATCATTACCCAGTTTCTTTTATTCAGCCAGTGGCTATTATGTTTCAGCGTATAAAAGTATCAAATCTAAAATGCTCAATATTGATATTCCTATTGCTTTGGGAATTATAGTGATGTTTGTACGAAGCACGTTCGATATCTTTATGAATTACGGATCTGGATTCTTCGACAGCTTGACGGGATTAATTTTCTTCATGCTTTTGGGGAAAATGTTCCAAATAAAAACCTATAGTTTTTTGAGTTTCGAAAGGGATTTTAAATCCTATTTTCCAATAGCAATCACTAAGATTAGTGCCGATGCCTCTGAAGAAAGTGTCGCTATTTACGAAGTTGAAAAAGGAGATAGATTGCTCATTAGAAACCAAGAATTAATACCTGTTGATGGGATTTTAATTTCAGAAAAAGCAGAAATCGATTATAGTTTTGTCACTGGGGAAGCGATTCCTATTACCAAACAATCAGGTGATAAAGTATTTGCCGGAGGAAAACAAATAGGTAAAGTAATTGAAATGGAGGTTTTGCATTCCGTTTCACAAAGCTATTTGACGCAATTATGGAGTAATGATGTGTTCCAAAAAAATGTAGAACAAAAACATAAAACGATAACAGATAGAATTTCTCGTTATTTTACACCCATACTTTTATTAATTGCTTTTGCGGGATTTGGCTATTGGATTTCTATTGATGCGAATGTTGCTTTCAATGTTTTTACTGCTGTACTAATTGTTGCTTGCCCTTGTGCATTGGCGTTGACGGCTCCATTTACTTTTGGAAACGTCTTGCGAATTTTAGGAAAACAGAAATTCTATCTCAAAAACGCATTGGTTATCGAGCAGTTAGCCAAAGTTGATACTATTGTTTTTGATAAAACTGGTACAATTACTACCAATAAAAAATCGAATATTTCCTATGAAGGCGATACACTTTCTGATGAAAATTTGTTGCTGATTAAAAATGTACTTCGGGCTTCTAATCATCCGTTGAGTAGAATGTTATATGACTATTTACCAGTACCCATCTTGCCAAACAAATCAGCATTGGAAACTAAAAAAATAAAAGTAGATGCTTTTGAGGAAATTACCGGTAAAGGGATTCAGGCTCATATTTTTGGTTACGAAATTCAAATTGGTTCCGCAGCTTTTGTAGAAAAAATAGAAGAAAATAATATTCAGCAAACTTCTGTCCACATAAAAATTAATGGGATTTATTACGGAAAATTTATTTTCAACAATCAATATCGAGAAGGGTTAGAGGAACTTTTCAAAAATTTAAGTACGAAGTATCAAATTAAGGTTTTGTCTGGCGATAATGAAGGGGAAAGACTAACCTTAGAAAAAATTTTACCGAAAGGCACGGAATTAATTTTCAATCAAAAACCAGAAGAAAAATTAGAATTCATTAAAAAATTGCAAGTAGAAGGCAAAAATGTGATGATGGTAGGTGATGGATTGAATGATGCAGGAGCTTTGGCGCAAAGTAATGTTGGAATTTCAATTTCTGAAAATGTAAATGTTTTTTCACCGGCCTGTGATGCTATCTTGGATGCCGGTGAGTTTCAAAAATTAAGCTATTTCATGCGACTTTCTAAAAATGCGATAACAACTATAAAGATGAGTTTTACACTTTCACTTTTATACAATGTGGTTGGACTATCATTTGCAATTACCGGCAATTTATTGCCTTTGGTTGCTGCCATTATTATGCCGTTAAGTACCATAACCATAGTGAGTTTTGTAACGGTGATGAGTAGTTATTATGCAAATAAAAAATAG
- a CDS encoding Crp/Fnr family transcriptional regulator, translating into MSKCEQCIVREFSSLKALTKDELIKLSDCKTSHIIKKGEVIFEEGENVNGIYCIKDGICKLTKLSPNGKDHIVKLVTKGELLGQRSMISDEPVNLSAVALEDMEVCFIPKSEVMGYFDKNNQFSMNVMKTICGDLKEADDHMVNLAQKTVKERLAETLLYLHDTFGKNEDNSLKIQLSRDELASMIGTATESCIRLLSDFNKLGLIELSGKKIVLKEINKLKKIAE; encoded by the coding sequence ATGAGCAAATGCGAACAATGTATCGTCAGAGAATTTAGCTCTTTAAAAGCACTTACTAAAGACGAATTAATAAAACTTTCTGACTGCAAAACATCTCACATTATTAAAAAAGGGGAAGTGATTTTTGAAGAAGGGGAAAACGTCAATGGTATCTATTGCATTAAGGATGGTATTTGCAAGCTAACAAAACTGAGCCCAAACGGCAAAGACCATATTGTAAAATTGGTAACAAAAGGAGAATTACTGGGACAACGTTCCATGATTAGTGACGAACCCGTAAACCTAAGTGCTGTTGCTCTTGAAGACATGGAAGTTTGTTTTATTCCAAAGTCGGAAGTAATGGGATACTTTGATAAGAACAATCAGTTTTCAATGAATGTAATGAAAACTATTTGTGGTGATTTAAAAGAAGCCGATGATCACATGGTCAATTTAGCCCAAAAAACAGTTAAAGAAAGATTAGCCGAAACGCTTCTTTATTTACATGATACCTTTGGAAAAAATGAAGATAACTCCTTAAAAATACAACTTTCAAGAGATGAATTAGCCAGCATGATTGGTACTGCAACAGAAAGTTGCATTCGCTTATTATCTGATTTTAACAAACTAGGACTAATTGAATTATCAGGAAAAAAGATTGTTTTAAAAGAAATCAACAAACTAAAAAAAATAGCAGAATAA
- the mazG gene encoding nucleoside triphosphate pyrophosphohydrolase, whose translation MNSRQHQLQAFERLLDIMDDLREKCPWDKKQTMQTLRHLTIEETYELGDAILDNDLDEVKKELGDLLLHIVFYAKIGSETDDFDMADVCNEICEKLIHRHPHIYSDVVVKDEEEVKQNWEKLKLKEGKKSVLEGVPRSLPALIKASRIQDKVKGVGFDWEESHQVWDKVQEELEELQVEVEAGDQDKIEAEFGDVLFSMINYARFLNVNPEDALERTNKKFIKRFQYLESKAGELGKPLMDMTLAEMDVFWEEAKRLPNK comes from the coding sequence ATGAATTCAAGACAACACCAACTGCAAGCTTTCGAAAGACTATTAGATATTATGGATGATTTGCGGGAAAAATGTCCTTGGGACAAAAAGCAAACCATGCAAACGTTACGTCATCTTACTATTGAAGAGACTTACGAATTAGGTGATGCCATTTTAGATAATGACTTAGACGAAGTTAAAAAGGAGTTAGGGGATTTATTATTGCATATTGTTTTTTATGCAAAAATAGGAAGTGAAACAGATGATTTTGATATGGCAGATGTTTGCAATGAAATTTGTGAAAAGTTAATACATCGTCATCCTCATATTTATAGCGATGTAGTGGTTAAAGATGAAGAAGAAGTAAAGCAAAACTGGGAAAAACTAAAACTGAAAGAAGGAAAAAAGTCAGTTCTTGAAGGTGTACCAAGAAGTTTACCTGCATTGATAAAAGCAAGCCGAATTCAAGATAAAGTTAAAGGAGTAGGGTTTGATTGGGAAGAATCTCATCAGGTTTGGGACAAAGTTCAAGAGGAATTGGAGGAATTGCAAGTAGAGGTTGAAGCAGGCGATCAGGATAAAATTGAAGCGGAATTTGGAGATGTTTTATTTTCGATGATCAATTATGCTCGTTTTCTTAATGTAAATCCCGAAGATGCTTTAGAACGTACCAATAAAAAATTTATTAAACGCTTTCAATACTTAGAAAGTAAAGCTGGAGAGTTAGGAAAACCGTTAATGGATATGACTTTGGCTGAAATGGATGTTTTTTGGGAAGAAGCGAAGCGCCTTCCTAATAAATAG
- a CDS encoding DUF5606 domain-containing protein — protein sequence MNLEKILAISGKPGLYVLRVQTRTGFVAESLLDGKKITVNLKSNVSLLSEISIYTYEGEKPLAEIMQKIADKENKGQAISHKEDNAVLLAYFKEILPDYDEERVYPSDVKKILNWYNMLQAKGLVTDEVSTAKEETTVAAELVEVAADEDVKTTAKEA from the coding sequence ATGAATTTAGAAAAAATATTAGCCATTTCTGGGAAACCGGGTTTATATGTACTGAGAGTGCAAACTCGTACTGGGTTTGTTGCGGAATCTTTATTAGACGGAAAAAAAATTACAGTTAATTTAAAAAGCAATGTAAGTTTATTGTCGGAGATATCTATTTATACATATGAAGGTGAAAAACCGTTAGCTGAAATCATGCAAAAAATTGCTGATAAAGAGAACAAAGGTCAGGCAATTTCTCATAAAGAAGATAATGCTGTTTTATTGGCTTATTTTAAAGAAATTTTACCAGACTATGATGAAGAAAGAGTATATCCTTCTGATGTAAAAAAAATCTTGAATTGGTATAATATGCTTCAAGCAAAAGGGTTGGTTACGGATGAGGTATCTACTGCAAAGGAAGAAACGACAGTTGCTGCAGAACTTGTTGAAGTTGCTGCAGATGAAGATGTGAAAACTACTGCAAAAGAAGCGTAA
- the def gene encoding peptide deformylase has product MILPIIGYGDPVLRKVGEALTPEHPNLEEIIANMYETMYNAYGVGLAAPQVGLPLRLFVINTTPFSDDEDLADEKQQELKGFKRTFINAKMIKEEGPEWSFNEGCLSIPDVREDVYRNPTITIEYCEEDFVMKTEVFDGIIARVIQHEYDHIEGILFTDKISTLKKRLIQKKLKNILEGKTFQEYRMKFFGKKGR; this is encoded by the coding sequence ATGATTTTACCAATTATAGGATATGGTGATCCTGTTTTAAGAAAAGTAGGAGAAGCTCTTACGCCGGAGCATCCAAACTTGGAAGAAATAATTGCCAATATGTACGAAACGATGTATAATGCTTATGGAGTTGGGCTTGCTGCACCTCAAGTAGGATTACCACTTCGTTTATTTGTAATAAATACGACTCCATTTAGTGATGATGAGGATTTAGCGGATGAGAAACAACAGGAACTGAAAGGATTCAAAAGAACTTTTATCAATGCAAAAATGATAAAAGAAGAAGGTCCTGAATGGAGTTTTAATGAAGGATGTTTAAGTATTCCAGATGTTCGTGAAGATGTTTATCGAAACCCGACCATAACTATTGAATATTGCGAAGAGGATTTTGTGATGAAAACAGAAGTTTTCGATGGAATAATCGCTAGAGTAATTCAACATGAATATGATCATATCGAAGGAATTTTATTTACGGATAAAATTTCTACATTAAAAAAACGGTTGATTCAAAAGAAGCTTAAAAACATCTTAGAAGGCAAAACTTTTCAAGAGTACCGAATGAAATTTTTCGGTAAAAAAGGCAGATAA
- a CDS encoding FUSC family membrane protein, with protein MIYRIRKFTDSTYFNNALKVTIASVIPVLLFSYFDKFEMGFTIALGAFFTYPSDIPSNLKHKINGVLVTAFLVAGLNLLVNMTHPYSWIFYPFLALLIFLLSMLSVYEKRATAVSFSALLAVSLAFAHLHTGWEMIQYSGLILVGGLFYLLISLIFHYLSPNRYIELEIAECIKLTAKYLKLRGDLWTINADKKAIIEKQLHLQVELNTIRQNIREVLISSHTTSGSSNQNRKMLIVFISLIEILELALSTSFDHDKLHQKFDDHPKVLLTYQRLAYNLATSLKQVYKSVQNRTKYISKHNLLGDLNALQVAITEYENDLGKGAASEGVYMLTTMLQYAEKQVEKIKIVERAFTLAINSLDFKGKDKDLEKFLTPQYYPLSTLIENLSFSSTIFRHSLRITTTILIGFIIGNVLPFHNVYWILLTIIVIMRPGYGLTKQRSFHRIFGTILGGLIAFGVLTFIHNSIVISTLSILCMLLGFSFTQTNYKVSATFVTMYIVFIYGILTPNISDVIQYRILDTIVGAALAFFANHFLWPSWEFLNIPIYLEKSIKANENYLKEISVFYNKKGTISTSYRLARKNAFIEIGNLMASFQRMVQEPKSKQKQLPQVYKLAILNHSLLSASASLGTYIQSHKTTSASEAFNVVVDTVIKNLDNAIALLKENDSDIKESLPKEDLAMRFTELKNIREKELKAGIPIDEEAFQLKMQEAQLVIEQLIWLTNLSENIVKTTKELMQS; from the coding sequence ATGATTTACAGAATCCGAAAATTTACAGACAGCACTTATTTTAATAATGCATTAAAGGTTACAATAGCATCAGTTATTCCTGTTTTATTATTTTCTTATTTTGATAAATTCGAGATGGGATTTACTATAGCCTTAGGAGCTTTTTTTACGTATCCAAGTGACATTCCAAGTAATTTAAAACATAAAATCAATGGAGTCCTGGTTACTGCTTTTCTAGTTGCCGGCCTCAATTTATTAGTGAATATGACGCATCCATATTCTTGGATCTTCTATCCCTTTTTAGCACTATTAATTTTTTTGTTATCAATGCTTTCTGTGTATGAAAAAAGGGCCACAGCTGTTTCATTCTCGGCGTTACTTGCCGTTTCGTTAGCGTTTGCACATTTGCATACTGGTTGGGAAATGATTCAATATTCAGGATTAATTCTTGTAGGCGGTTTATTCTACCTTCTCATTTCACTTATATTCCATTATTTAAGCCCTAATCGTTACATCGAATTAGAAATTGCCGAATGCATCAAACTAACAGCTAAATATTTAAAACTAAGAGGTGACTTATGGACTATTAATGCTGATAAAAAAGCAATTATTGAAAAGCAACTACATCTTCAGGTGGAATTGAATACCATTCGACAAAACATTAGAGAAGTACTAATTAGTAGTCATACCACTTCAGGTTCTTCTAATCAAAACCGCAAGATGCTTATTGTTTTTATTTCATTGATAGAAATTTTAGAACTTGCCTTATCTACTTCTTTCGATCATGATAAACTACATCAAAAATTTGATGACCATCCAAAGGTGCTGCTAACCTATCAAAGGTTAGCATACAATCTTGCAACAAGTTTAAAACAAGTATATAAAAGTGTACAAAACCGAACTAAATATATTTCTAAACATAATTTACTTGGAGATCTAAATGCTTTACAAGTTGCAATCACAGAATACGAAAATGACTTAGGAAAAGGTGCCGCTTCCGAAGGCGTTTATATGCTGACAACCATGCTTCAATATGCGGAAAAACAAGTTGAAAAAATAAAAATTGTAGAACGCGCCTTCACTTTAGCTATTAATTCATTGGATTTCAAAGGAAAAGACAAAGACTTAGAAAAATTTCTGACGCCACAATATTATCCTTTGAGTACATTGATTGAAAATCTGAGTTTCTCTTCTACGATTTTCAGACATTCACTACGAATAACTACAACTATTTTGATTGGTTTTATTATTGGTAATGTACTACCTTTTCACAACGTATATTGGATTTTGTTGACTATCATAGTTATCATGCGACCTGGATATGGCTTAACCAAACAACGTTCTTTCCATCGAATTTTCGGGACCATTTTAGGCGGATTAATTGCATTTGGAGTCCTTACATTTATACACAACAGCATTGTAATAAGCACATTATCCATCCTTTGTATGCTTTTAGGATTTTCCTTTACACAAACAAATTATAAAGTTAGCGCTACATTTGTAACAATGTATATTGTTTTTATCTATGGAATATTAACTCCAAATATTAGTGATGTGATTCAATATAGAATTCTGGATACTATTGTTGGGGCAGCTTTAGCTTTTTTTGCCAATCACTTTTTATGGCCTTCATGGGAGTTTTTAAATATTCCCATTTATTTAGAAAAATCCATAAAAGCAAATGAAAATTATCTGAAAGAAATCTCTGTGTTTTATAATAAAAAAGGGACTATTTCTACTTCGTACCGATTGGCCAGAAAAAATGCTTTTATAGAAATAGGTAATTTAATGGCTTCTTTTCAAAGAATGGTTCAAGAACCTAAATCAAAACAAAAACAACTACCACAAGTATACAAACTGGCCATACTTAACCATTCCTTACTATCCGCTTCAGCATCTTTGGGAACTTATATCCAATCACACAAAACGACATCAGCTTCTGAGGCATTTAATGTTGTGGTTGACACTGTAATAAAAAACCTGGATAATGCAATTGCGCTTTTGAAAGAAAATGATTCAGATATAAAAGAAAGCCTTCCAAAAGAAGATTTAGCGATGCGTTTTACAGAGTTAAAAAACATTCGAGAAAAAGAATTAAAAGCAGGAATTCCTATTGATGAAGAAGCATTTCAATTGAAAATGCAGGAAGCACAATTAGTTATAGAACAATTAATCTGGTTGACTAATTTATCCGAAAATATAGTAAAGACTACAAAAGAATTAATGCAATCTTAA
- a CDS encoding malate:quinone oxidoreductase translates to MPDTTIRSNSDVVLIGAGIMSATLGLILKELQPDIKIEIYERLDIAAAESSDAWNNAGTGHSAFCELNYTPESEDGSISPKKAISIAESFEVSRQFWAYLVQQKKVSSPENFIKSIPHMSFVWGEKNVAYLKKRYDALHANPLFKEMLYSTDFSQLKEWMPLVMEGRDESEKVAATSMAIGTDVNFGELTRSMFNYLTQLDGVTMHFHHEVQKLKQREDKSWRIKITDLATGQKRKAYTKFVFIGAGGGSLPLLEKADVPEGKGFGGFPVSGQWLKCTNPEVIAKHQAKVYGKASVGAPPMSVPHIDSRMINGEKALLFGPFAGFSTRFLKNGSYSDLPLSIKPDNIIPMIAAGIKNIPLTKYLIEQVRQSPKDRINALREYVPGARSKDWKLERAGQRVQVIKKDEKEGGILEFGTEVITTADGSLSVLLGASPGASTAVSIMVDLVGRCFKDEIGTPEWQEKLKKMIPSYGVALNANPALLDEIRKDTAEILKLNN, encoded by the coding sequence ATGCCTGATACAACCATTCGTTCAAATAGTGATGTAGTTCTTATAGGAGCTGGAATAATGAGCGCCACACTTGGCTTAATCCTTAAAGAATTACAACCAGATATAAAAATTGAAATTTACGAAAGATTAGATATTGCTGCTGCTGAAAGTTCTGATGCATGGAATAATGCCGGAACTGGACATTCTGCTTTTTGTGAGCTTAATTATACTCCTGAAAGTGAAGATGGAAGTATAAGTCCCAAAAAAGCGATCAGTATTGCAGAATCTTTCGAAGTTTCTCGTCAATTTTGGGCTTATTTAGTCCAACAGAAAAAAGTTTCATCTCCTGAAAATTTTATAAAAAGTATTCCACACATGAGTTTTGTTTGGGGTGAAAAAAATGTAGCATATCTTAAAAAAAGGTATGACGCTTTACATGCGAATCCACTTTTTAAAGAAATGCTTTATAGTACTGATTTTTCTCAGTTAAAGGAATGGATGCCTCTAGTTATGGAGGGTAGAGATGAATCTGAGAAAGTTGCTGCAACTTCTATGGCGATTGGTACGGATGTGAATTTTGGAGAATTAACCCGAAGCATGTTCAATTATTTGACGCAATTGGATGGTGTTACCATGCATTTTCATCACGAAGTTCAAAAATTAAAACAACGTGAGGATAAATCTTGGAGAATAAAAATTACAGATTTGGCTACAGGCCAAAAAAGAAAAGCATATACTAAATTTGTTTTTATTGGAGCTGGTGGTGGATCCTTACCATTATTAGAAAAAGCAGATGTCCCTGAAGGAAAAGGTTTTGGTGGTTTCCCAGTTAGTGGGCAATGGCTAAAATGTACGAATCCTGAAGTGATTGCAAAACATCAGGCTAAAGTTTATGGTAAAGCCAGTGTTGGTGCGCCACCTATGTCGGTGCCGCATATTGATTCCCGAATGATAAATGGTGAAAAAGCATTGCTTTTTGGACCTTTTGCAGGTTTTTCTACTCGATTTTTAAAAAATGGATCGTATTCGGATTTACCATTATCTATAAAACCAGACAATATCATCCCTATGATTGCGGCTGGGATTAAAAATATTCCACTTACAAAGTATTTGATTGAGCAAGTACGCCAATCACCAAAAGATAGAATAAATGCATTACGAGAATATGTTCCGGGTGCAAGATCTAAAGATTGGAAATTAGAACGTGCAGGACAACGTGTTCAAGTTATTAAGAAAGACGAAAAAGAAGGTGGAATATTAGAATTTGGTACCGAAGTAATCACTACAGCCGATGGTTCATTATCTGTTTTACTGGGTGCTTCTCCTGGAGCTTCAACGGCAGTTTCTATAATGGTAGATTTGGTTGGCAGATGTTTTAAAGACGAAATTGGGACACCGGAATGGCAGGAAAAATTAAAAAAAATGATTCCGTCTTATGGTGTAGCTTTAAATGCAAATCCAGCTTTATTAGACGAAATCAGAAAAGATACCGCTGAAATTTTAAAACTGAATAATTAG
- the ruvX gene encoding Holliday junction resolvase RuvX produces MPRILSIDYGQKRTGIAVTDEMQIIASGLTTIPSTTAIAFLKDYFAKEKVEAVLIGEPKQMNGEPSESASIIKGFVTHFTNHFPDMKVIRVDERFTSKMAFQTMIDSGLNKKKRQNKALIDEISATIMLQDYLNRKVF; encoded by the coding sequence ATGCCAAGAATTCTCTCTATAGACTACGGACAGAAACGAACAGGAATCGCTGTTACGGATGAAATGCAAATCATAGCTTCGGGTTTAACTACAATTCCATCTACAACAGCCATTGCTTTTTTGAAGGATTATTTTGCCAAAGAAAAAGTGGAAGCGGTCCTTATTGGTGAACCTAAACAAATGAATGGCGAACCTTCAGAAAGTGCTTCTATTATTAAAGGTTTTGTGACGCATTTCACTAATCATTTTCCAGATATGAAAGTCATCAGGGTAGATGAACGGTTTACTTCAAAAATGGCTTTTCAGACTATGATTGACAGTGGTCTGAACAAAAAAAAACGTCAAAATAAAGCACTTATTGACGAGATTTCGGCAACGATAATGCTTCAGGATTATTTGAATCGAAAAGTATTTTAA
- a CDS encoding class I SAM-dependent methyltransferase produces the protein MKDNFSKQASEYSKFRPQYPDEMIDYLVSFVDNKDIALDIATGNGQVAHKLSRFFKTVYGIDISQNQLANAISAQNIIYKVAAAEDTFFGDHKFDLITVAQAVHWFDFDLFYKEIYRILKPDGIFAVLGYGLFSTNTDSDKILRNFYSNIVGPYWDVERKYLDENYKTIPFPFDEIVAQSFENHFTWTFEELIGYLETWSATQHYISKKNKNPLDLIYDELKISWQKNDKKVVFPWLLRIGKVK, from the coding sequence ATGAAAGATAATTTCTCAAAACAAGCTTCTGAATATTCAAAATTCAGACCACAATACCCAGATGAAATGATTGATTATTTAGTGTCATTTGTCGATAATAAGGATATTGCACTTGATATAGCAACTGGAAATGGGCAAGTGGCACACAAACTTTCTCGCTTTTTTAAAACGGTTTATGGAATTGATATTAGCCAGAACCAATTAGCCAATGCTATTTCAGCTCAGAATATCATTTATAAAGTGGCAGCTGCAGAAGATACTTTTTTTGGTGATCATAAATTTGACCTTATTACGGTAGCACAAGCAGTTCATTGGTTTGATTTTGATTTGTTTTATAAAGAAATCTATAGAATATTAAAACCAGACGGAATCTTTGCCGTATTAGGATATGGATTGTTTTCTACCAACACAGATTCAGATAAAATACTGCGAAATTTTTATTCTAATATAGTAGGTCCGTATTGGGATGTAGAACGAAAATACTTGGATGAAAATTATAAAACGATTCCATTTCCATTTGATGAAATAGTTGCACAATCTTTCGAAAATCATTTTACTTGGACTTTTGAAGAACTTATTGGATATCTGGAAACATGGTCGGCAACACAACATTACATTTCGAAAAAGAATAAAAATCCTTTGGACTTGATTTATGATGAGTTGAAAATTTCTTGGCAAAAAAATGATAAAAAAGTGGTATTTCCGTGGTTGCTGAGAATTGGAAAAGTAAAATAG
- a CDS encoding 2,3,4,5-tetrahydropyridine-2,6-dicarboxylate N-succinyltransferase, with translation MNPLQTIIEQAWENRALLQETTTTDAIRAVIELLDTGKLRVAEPVGEGWQVNEWVKKAVVMYFPIQKMETLEAGIFEYHDKMLLKRDYATKGVRVVPGASARYGSYISSGVIMMPSYVNIGAYVDEGTMVDTWATVGSCAQIGKNVHLSGGVGIGGVLEPLQAAPVIIEDGAFVGSRCIVVEGVHVGKEAVLGANVCLTASTKIIDVTGDTPVEMKGYVPARSVVIPGSYTKKFAAGEFQVPCALIIGTRKPSTDLKTSLNNALREYDVAV, from the coding sequence ATGAATCCATTACAAACTATTATAGAGCAAGCTTGGGAAAACCGTGCTTTGTTACAAGAAACAACAACAACTGATGCTATCAGAGCAGTTATTGAATTATTAGATACCGGAAAATTACGTGTTGCTGAACCCGTTGGTGAAGGATGGCAAGTAAACGAATGGGTTAAAAAAGCGGTAGTAATGTACTTCCCTATTCAAAAAATGGAAACATTAGAAGCCGGTATTTTCGAATACCATGATAAAATGTTGCTAAAAAGAGATTATGCTACAAAAGGAGTTCGTGTAGTTCCTGGAGCATCTGCTCGTTATGGTTCTTACATTTCAAGTGGTGTAATCATGATGCCAAGTTATGTAAACATTGGTGCTTATGTAGACGAAGGAACTATGGTAGACACCTGGGCAACCGTAGGAAGCTGTGCTCAAATTGGTAAAAACGTACATTTAAGTGGTGGTGTAGGAATTGGTGGTGTTCTTGAACCATTACAAGCTGCTCCGGTAATTATTGAGGACGGTGCTTTTGTAGGTTCTCGATGTATTGTTGTTGAAGGAGTTCATGTTGGTAAAGAAGCAGTTCTTGGTGCCAATGTTTGTTTGACAGCCTCTACAAAAATTATTGATGTAACAGGAGATACTCCAGTTGAAATGAAAGGATATGTTCCTGCTCGTTCTGTTGTGATTCCTGGAAGTTATACTAAAAAATTCGCTGCTGGTGAGTTCCAAGTGCCTTGTGCTTTAATTATTGGAACCCGTAAACCTTCAACTGATTTGAAAACATCATTGAACAATGCTTTACGCGAATATGACGTAGCTGTATAA